In Desulfobacteraceae bacterium, the DNA window GGTCGTGAAGCGCCGGTGGCAGACGATGCACTCCCGGCGCCGGCGGATGACGGAAGCGTCCTTGCTCAAACGGGAGTCGATGACCTTGTTTTCGATTTCGGAACAAAACGGGCACTTCATGGGGCGCCTCCCTGATTTTCGGGTTCGAAATGAATCACTTCGACCCCGGCCTCCGCCAAAAGCTCCTGGGACATGGGATCCGCGTAGGCATTCTGGTAGTAGATTTTTTTTATGCCGGCATTGATGATCATCTTGGCGCAGATGGCGCAGGGCAGGTTGGTGCAGAAGAGCGTCGCCCCCTGGATGCTGACCCCCAGGTAGGCCGCCTGGATGATGGCATTTTGCTCGGCGTGAATGGCCCGGCAGAGCTCGTGGCGCTCGCCGGAGGCCACCTTGAGCCGCTCCCGCAGGCAGCCCACGTCGATGCAGTGCTGGGCGCCGCTGGGGGCCCCGTTGTAGCCCGTGGCCAGGATGCGCTTGTCCTTGACGATCACGGCCCCCACGGCGCGCCGCAGGCAGGTGGAGCGCTGGGCCACGAGGGCGGTGATTTGCATGAAGTAACTTTCCCAGGAGGGGCGGCTGCGACCCGCGCTCATCATACCTCCCCTGGGGCCCGGTCGCAACCACCGTAAAGCGGAAAAGCCTCGCAAAGTTCCATGATCCGTTTGCGGGTGGCGGTCACGGCGCCCTCGTTTTGGGGCTGTTTGAGCACCGCCGCAATCATCCCCCCGATGGCGCGCATTTCCGGCGCCTGCATGCCCCGGGTGGTGACCGCCGGGGTGCCGATGCGGATCCCGCTGGTGATAAAGGGGCTGCGGGTCTCAAAGGGGATCGAATTCTTGTTGACCGTTATGCCGGCCCGGCCGAGCAGGGTTTCGGCCTCCTTGCCGGTGATCCCCAGGTTGGTCAGATCCACCAGCATCATGTGGTTGTCGGTGCCGCCGGAGACCAGCGCGATCCCTTCGGCCAGCAACTGATCGGCCAGAACCCGGGCATTGGCGACGATGGTTTCCTGGTAAGTCTTGAATTCCGGGCTCAACGCTTCCTTGAAGGCGACGGCCTTGGCGGCGATGGTGTGCATCAGGGGGCCGCCCTGGATGCCGGGAAAGATCTGCTTGTTGAAGATACCGCCGAGATCCGAGCGCGCCACGATCAGGCCGCCGCGGGGGCCCCGCAGGGTCTTGTGGGTGGTGGAGGTGACCACATCGGCCAGGGGCACCGGCGAGGGGTGGAGACCTGCGGCCACAAGCCCCGCAATGTGGGCCATGTCCACCATCAGATGGGCGTCCACGCTGGCGGCCGCCCGGGCGAAGGCCTCGAAGTCGATGATCCGGGGGTAGGCGCTGGCGCCGGCCACGATCAGCCGCGGCCGGTGCTCGCGGGCCAGCCGCGCCAATGCGTCGTAGTCGATGGTGCCGGTTTCCCGGCGCACCCCGTAATGTACGAAATTAAACAGCCGGCCGGAAAAACTGGCCGGGCTGCCGTGGGTCAGATGGCCGCCGTGGGCGAGGTCCATCCCCAGAACGGTGTCACCGGGCTGCAGCAGGGCGAAGTAGACCGCCATGTTGGCCTGGGAGCCGGAGTGCGGCTGGACATTGGCGTAGGCAGCGTCAAACAGCCGCCGGGCACGTTCGATGGCCAGGTTTTCGGCCACATCGACGAACTCGCAGCCGCCGTAGTAGCGCCGGCCGGGGTATCCTTCGGCGTATTTGTTGGTCAGGACGCTGCCCTGAACGGCCATGACGGCCGGGCTGGCGATGTTTTCGGAGGCGATCAGCTCCAGGGTGTGGCTCTGGCGGTCCAGCTCGCGGGCGATGACCGCGGCGATCTCGGGATCGACTTGCTCAATCACCGTTGCTTTCAAAAAAGGGTTCCTCTGCGATGGCCGTGTGGCGGTATAAATGCTTGACAAACGTGCGCTCCCGGACCTGGGGGGCGGGCCGCCCCCCGGGTCTATTGCTTGTGGCCCAAGCGGTCGAACTTGTCCAGCCGGTCCTGGTGGCGGCCGCCTTCGAAGGGGGTTTCCAGCCAGGCCCGGACGATTTCAAGGGCCAGCCCTTCGCCGACGACCCGCCCGCCCATGACGAGAATGTTGGCGTCATTGTGCCGCCGGCTCATCAGGGCCGCGAACAGATCGTTGCACAGCGCCGCCCGGACGTGGGGGAAACGGTTGGCCACGATGGACATCCCGATGCCGGTGCCGCAGATCAGAATCCCGCGGCGGTATTCGCCGCGGGAAACCGCCCGGGCGACCTGCGCCCCGAAATCCGGGTAATCCACCGAGGTCGCCGCGTGCGTGCCGACATCCCGGACCACGATTCCCATTTGCGTGAGATAGGCTTTGACCGCCTCTTTCAGGGCAAATGCGGCGTGATCGCTTCCAATTATAATCGGACTTTCTTTTTCGGGCATGCTGGGAACCTCGAATATCGGTTTCCACCGATAATGCCGGTGATTGATAAGACGAATTAAGGAATTTATAGTCTGGCGGAGCGGATCGCAAGAAAAAAAACGGAGCGGCCGGATTTTCGTGGAGGGTGGGGGGAAGCGGGCAGTGACGGAATCGTCCTCCGGTGGTCCGCTGCAGACCGACCCGGCCGCCGCCGCGCGGGGGAGGTCACGGCAGCCGGGCAGCCGTCAGTCCGGGTGCCGCTTCAGAATCAACGAGGCGTTGGTCCCTCCGAAGCCGAACGAGTTGGTCATGGCCACCCGGATGGCCGCCTGGCGGGCGACCCCGGGAACGTAATCCAGGTCGCACTCGTCTGCGGGGTTCTCCAGGTTGATGGTCGGGGGCACGACCCCGCGCTGAAGCGCCAGCGCTGTAAAAACGGTTTCGATGCCGCCGGCGCCGCCCAGCAGATGGCCGGTCATCGACTTGGTGGAGCTGATCATGAGGGAGCGCGCGCTTTCGCCGAAAACGGTCTTGACCGCCCGGGTCTCGAACAGGTCGTTGAGCTGGGTGGAGGTCCCGTGGGCGTTGATGTAATCGATCGCGGCCGGCTCTAGTACGGCGTCCTGGAGGGCCGCCGCCATGCAGCGGGCCGCGCCCTCGCCGTCGGGGGGAGGCGATGTCATATGGTAGGCGTCGCCGCTCATGCCGTAGCCGATGATCTCGGCGTAGATCTTCGCCCCCCGCTCCAGCGCCGCCTCGAGGGTTTCCAGGATCAGGATACCCGAGCCCTCGCCGACAACGAAGCCGTCTCGGTCGCGGTCGAAAGGCCGGGAGGCCTTCTGGGGGTCGTCGTTGCGCGTGGAAAGCGCCTTCATGGCGTTGAAGCCGGCAATACAGGTGGGGGTGATGACGGATTCCACCCCGCCGGCGATCATCGCATCGGCGGCCCCGCGCTTGATGATATTGACCGCATCGCCGATGGCGTGCGCCCCTGCGGCGCAGGCGGTGGCCACCGAGGAATTGGGGCCTTTGGCGCCGAACTGGATTGAGATCATGCCGGGGGCCATGTTGCCGATGATCATGGGGATGTAAAACGGGCTGACCCGCCGCGGCCCCCGGGTTTCCAGTACCCGGTTGGTCCGCTCGAGCATCGCCAGCCCCCCCAGCCCGCAGCCGGTCAACACGCCGACCCGGTGGGCATTGGCGCGGTTGATCTTCAGGCCGGAGTCCTCCAGCGCCATGCGCGCTGCGGCGATGGAGTAGGAGATATGCGGCTCGAGCCGCTTGGCCTCCTTCTTGGGCAGAAAATCCTCGGGTTTGAAGCCCCGGACCTCGCCGGCAATCCGGGTTTCATACTCGGAGGCGTCGAAGCGGGTGATTTCCCCGATTCCGGACTTTCCGGCGCACAAGCCCTGCCATGTCTCTTCGACGCCGATCCCCAGCGGCGTAACGAGCCCCACACCTGTGATCACAACCCGCCTGTTCAAAGCGCTTCCTCCCCCGTCCCCATCATCCGCCTGATTCATCCCCTGCCGCGAACCAGCCGGGCCGGCCAATTTTTAAGGCCGGCTGGCATTCACCCGACCCCGATTCGAACTGGCGGCCCATTTCCTCACGAGTGGCTGGCGATGTAGTCCATGGCATCCTTGACGGTCGCCATCTTCTCGGCATCCTCGTCGGAGATCTCGACGTCGAACTCCTCCTCCATGGACATGATCAGCTCGACCAGGTCCAGCGAGTCGGCGCCCAGATCGTCCACAAACGAGGCCTCGGGAACAACTTCCGCAAGATCGACGCTCAATTTCTCGGATATGATTTTCTTCACCTTATCTTCAACTGACATGGCTTACCCCTCCTTGGAAAAAATAGTGTTTGCAAATGCGTGAAAACGTGAGCGGGCCGCGCCGGCCCGATTTTATACGTACATGCCGCCGCTGACGTGCAGCACCTGTCCGGTCAGGTAAGCCGCCCGCTCGGAGGCCAGAAATTCGACCACCGCGGCCACCTCCTCGGCCGTGCCGGGGCGCCCCAGCGGAATCTGGGCGACCATCGCGTCCCGGGCCTTTTCGCCCAGGGAGACGGTCATGTCGGTCTCGATGAACCCCGGGGCCACCGCATTGGCCGTGATCCCGCGGGAGGCCAGCTCCAGCGCGACCGCCTTGGTGAAGCCGATCAGCCCGGCCTTGGAGGCGACGTAATTGGCCTGACCGGGATTGCCGGTGACCGCCACCACCGAGGAGATGTTGATGATGCGGCCAAAGCGCTGCTTCATCATCGCCTTGGCGGCCAATTTGGTGCAGAGAAAGGCGCCTTTGAGATTGGTGTCCACCACCGCGTCCCAGTCTTCGGCCTTCATCCGAACCAGCAGGCCGTCGCGGGTGATGCCGGCGTTGTTGACCAGCACGTCGATTCGCCCGGTTTCGGCCAGCACCTGGTCGATGAAGGCCTTGACGCTGACTTCGTCGCTGACATCGGCCTGGATGCCGGTGGCCCGGCCCCCGGCCGCCGCCGCCAGCTGCTCCACCTCGCGGGCCGCTTCGGCCGCGGCGGCATAGTTGAAATACACCCGACAGGTGGGAACGGCGAAGACCCGGCAAACCGCCCGGCCGATGCCCCGGGAGCCCCCGGTGACCACCACGGTGCGCACGCTTGTTTCGCTCATGAGGATCGCTCGAAGATGAAATCCGCCACCCGGTCCATGTCGGCGATGACGGAAGATCCGCTCAGAATCAGCGTTTGATGGGACACCGCCTGAAGGAAGGCGTCGGCCTCGGCGGTGCTGAAGACCCCGGAGCCGACCACGATCTTGTTCAGGTTGACCGCCACCCGCTCGGCCACTTCGGCAGCGAAGATCCGCGCCATGTGGTGATATTTGGCCGCCTGGGGGTCGGCCTGGCGGGCGTGGGCGACGGCGCGGCGGGCCATGCTGGCGCCGATCTCCACGTGGGTCATCATGTCCGCCAGGGCGAACATCAGGTACTGTTGCTTGGTCAGGCGGTTTTCATGCACCAGGTCAATGGCGGCGTTGAGGACCGTGGCGGCCTGGGCCAGGGTCCGGCAGCCCGGGTCCTCGGGCCCGGCGTCGGCCAGGCGCGCCATTTCCGCGGCGATGTCACCGTAGAAGCCGCCCCTGGTTTTGCGGGAGGTCTTCCAGCGAAAGGTGCTGATGATGCTCTGCTGGATTTCGCTGGTGCCCTCGTAGATGCTGGTGATGCGGACGTCGCGCTTGATTTTCTCGACTTCGAACTCGCAGATGTAGCCGTATCCGCCAAGGGCCTGCATGGCGTGTTCGGCCGCGGTGTTGGCTGCTTCGGTGGTGAAGAGCTTGGAGATGGAGCCCTCCACCTGGAGGTCTTCGTCGCCGGAGTCCAGCCGCAGGGCCACCTCGTCCATGTAGGCCTCAGCCGCCGCCAGGCGCACCACGCTGGGAACGATCAGCTTGTGGGTGTAGCCTTGCTTTTCAGAAAGCGGCCCGCCGAACTGGATGCGCTCGGCGGCGTAGCGGATGGCGATTTCCATGGCCGCCTCACCGGCCCCCAGGGCCATGGCGGCCACCATCAGGCGGGTGTAGCCGAACACCCGGTTGGCCTGCTTCAGCCCCTGACCGGGAACCTCCCCGATCAGGTTTTCAACCGGCACGTAGACATCGGTGAAGGACAGCGGCGAGGTGTTGGATGCCCGAATGCCGTGTTTTTCCTCGCCCTTGCCCTGAACGAAGCCGGGGGTTCCGCGCTCGACGATAAAAAAGGAGGGGCCCTCCGGGGTTTTGGCCAGAACGGTGACAAAGTCCGCATAGCCCCCGGTGGAGATGAACTGCTTGGTGCCGTTTAAAGTGTAGCCGAGGACCTTGCCGTCCGCGTCGGTGACCGGGTCGGCCTTGGTTTTTAAGGCCGCCAGGTTGCTGCCGGCCCCGGGCTCGGTCACCGCATAGGCCACCAGGGTATCGCCCGAGGCGATCGCCCCCAGCCACTTCTCCTTCTGCTGGCGGGTGGCGCCGACGAAAATCGGGTCGGCCCCCAGCTGGATGGCAAAAAATGCCGTCCCCACGCCCAGGCAGATCCTGCCCAGCTCACGGGTGACGGCGCAGGTGTCGCGCGCCCCGCCGCCCATGCCGCCGTATGCTTCGGGCAGAAAAAGGAGTTGCAGGCCGATCTCGGGGCCCAGCATTTCGCGGATCTCGGCTTCGGGGAAGATCTCCTTTTTGTCGAACTCTAGGATCTTTTCCTTGGTCAGAAGCCGTTTGCGCAGCTGGCGAATGGTGTCCACCACCATTTGCCGGTCCTCGGGGTCCAATCCCCGGGGGGGCTTGGCGGCTTCGATCACGTCAGTCGTCATGGGTGGCACCCTTTTCGGTTTAATCTTAACGGTTCCGCAAAAAGTTTAATTTCTGCGTTGCGCTGCATCTCGAAGTCGCTGCGGCGTACAGGAGTACGCCGCACGCCACTGAAATTTGCGCGCCGTAACTTGAACTTTTTGCGAAACCGTCTGTTCTTTGAATTATCAATGGTTGTTTAATCTTCCTCGGTTTTCACAACGTCCCGCCCCTTGTAGACCCCGCATTCCGGGCAGACATGATGCGGCAGCTTGGCCTCGCCGCACTGGGGGCATTTGGTGATGGCAACCGCCGCCAGTTTTTTGTGGGCCCGGCGCATATCCCGCTTTGACTTAGAGGTTTTGTGCTTTGGTAAGGCCATGAGTCATCTCCTAACTATATGTTTTAATTTGCAATATTTAACCCTAAACCCCTTGCGGGAAAAGATGTTCTCTAGTAATTGAAATCATCCCGATTGTCAAGAACTTTCACAGGCGCCTTCCATTTTTGACATCTTGTAGTTGCCGGGGTTCTGTGCTATGGAGGCTTGCCGACGGCTGAAGACGGAACCGGTTACATCACAAGGCTTTGTAAATACAGACTATTTTTCAGCCCAAGCGAAAATCGGGGCCGGCCCGGCAACCCGCGGCGGTTTCGCACGGGCACATCCGCCGGCGCCTGCCGGGCACCCGCCGGGCTTGCCGCGGGCAACGTCGCCCGAATTTCTCATAACTCAAAGAAAAAAATTTAACTAGTTATTTTCCAGCGCCCCAAGGTGAGTCAAAATGAAGGAAATCGTCACCCGCTTTCCCCCCAGCCCCAGCGGTTACCTGCATGTCGGCGGGGCCCGGACCGCGTTGTTCAACTGGCTTTACGCCCGCCACATGGGCGGCCGCTTCGTTCTGCGGATCGAAGACACCGACGTCGCGCGTTCCACCCAGGCCTCGGTGGACGCAATTTTCGAGGCCCTGGCGTGGCTGGGCATCGACTGGGATGACGGCCCCTACTACCAGTCCCGGCGCCTGGCCATCTATCAGGAGCACATCCAGCGGCTGCTGGCAGCCGGCCACGCGTACTACTGCACCTGCCCGCCGGCGGCGGTGGAGGCCATGCGCCAGCGGGCCATGGCCAGCGGCGGCAAACCCCGCTATGACGGCACCTGCCGCGAAAAAGGGCTTTCCGGCGGGGAGGGCGCCGTGGTGCGCTTCAAGGTCCGCCTGGAGGGCACCACCGTGATCCCGGACGTGGTCAAGGGCGAGATCGTCTTCCAAAATTCGGAGCTGGACGATTTCATCATCCAGCGCAGCGACGGCACACCCACCTACAACCTGGCGGTGGTGGTGGACGACATCACCATGGGGGTCAACACGATCATCCGCGGCGACGACCACGTCAGCAACACCCCCAAACAGATCCTGCTCTTCCAGGCCTTCGGCTGCCCCCTGCCGACTTTCGGTCACGTGCCCATGGTCCTGGGCAAGGACAAGGCCCGGCTGAGCAAGCGCCACGGCGCCACGTCGGTGACCGCCTACCGGGACATGGGCTTTCTGCCCGAGGCCTTCCTGAACTATCTCGTCCGGCTGGGGTGGTCCTACGGCGACCAGGAGTTTTTCACCGTTGCGGAACTGGTGGAAAAGTTCTCCCTGGAGAACATCGGCCGCTCGGCGGGAGTCTTCGACTTCGAGAAGCTCCTGGCACTGAACGCCGACCACATCCAGGCCATGTCCCCCCGGCAGCTGGCGCCGCGCTTGATCCCCTTTTTGGCGGCCGAAGGGGTCGCCGCCGAGGAGGGTGCCTTTATCGAACAGGTCATCGCAACCCTCCAGCCCCGCAGCAAAACCCTGGTGGACATGGCCCGCGACGCCCGTTTCTACTACGCCCAGACCATCGTCTACGACGAACAGGCGGCCGCCAAATTCCTCACCCGGGATGCCCTGGAGCCCCTGGAGCGCCTGGCACAACAACTGGAAGGCCTTCCGGCCTTCACCCACGAAAGCCTGGAGGGCGCCTTTCAGGCCGTGATGGCCGCAACCGGCTTGAAGCTGGGCAAGATCGCCCAGCCCGTGCGGGTGGCCCTGACCGGGCGGACCGCCAGCCCCGGCATTTTCGAAATTACCGAGATCATCGGCAAGGACAAGGTCCTGGAGCGCCTGCGGGCCGCGACGGCCTTCATCCAGGGCCGCGCGGCGTGATGCCGGCGCCGGTCGGCCGGCGGTTTTTTTCTTGACGGCCGCTCGCGCTTTTTGATAAAAGACCCGGATAATCACTGAGGGATCGTCTAGTGGCAGGACGACGGGTTCTGGCCCCGTTAACCTAGGTTCGAATCCTAGTCCCTCAGCCAAAACAATGAAAAAGGAGCGTGGCCGCCGCCAACGCTCCTTTTTTTATTGCCCGTTTTCAGGCCTCCGGGGCGCGAGACTACCCCAGGGAGACGTCCAGGGTCATCATCACGGCAAACCCCACCATGGCCCCGACCGTCGAGACATCGGTGTTCTTGTCCAACTGGGACTCCGGTATCAGCTCCTCGATCACCACGAATATCATCGCGCCGGCGGCAAACGCCAGGGCGTACGGCAGAATCGGACGCATCAGGATGACCGCGGCGGCGCCCAGCACGCCGGCAATCGGCTCGACCACACCGGAGAGCTGACCGTACCAGAAGCTCTTGAGGCGCGATAGCCCCTCGCGCCGCAGGGGCACCGAGACCGCGGCACCTTCGGGAAAATTCTGGATGCCGATCCCCAGCGCCAGCGCCACCGCCCCGGCAAGAGTCGCCGACGGCAGGTCCGCCGCCAGGGCCCCGAAGGCCACCCCCACCGCCAGCCCCTCAGGAATGTTGTGCAGGGTGATCGCCAGCACCAGCAGAACGCTGCGCCGCCAGTGGGTCTGGATCCCCTCGGCCTCCTCGCGCGGCAATCCCAGGTGCAGGTGGGGCAGGATTTTGTCCACCAGCCACAGAAAGGCGCCGCCGGCCAGAAAGCCCAGCACTGCCGGTACCCACGCCGGCAGGGGCCCCTCTTCGGCCATCTCGATGGCGGGCGCCAGCAGCGACCAGAAGCTGGCGGCGATCATCACCCCCGCCGCAAACCCCAGCATGCCGTTCAGCATCCTGCGGTTGATGGTCCTGAAAAAAAACACCATCCCGGCGCCCAGGGCAGTCACAAACCAGGTGAAAAGGGTGGCCAAAAGGGCCTGTGTCACCGGGTTCAGCCCTGTAAACCACTGGAATAGCATGCTTCTGCTCCTGTCAAATCGAAATCATCGCCAAACTCCAAAAACCGCCCAAAAGCGGCGGCCCGCCGAGGCGGTCTGCCACCCATACACGGCAATCCGGCATCAGGCAAGCAAAAATCCGGCAGGGTGCAGCGGCCCAAACGACGGACGATTGCGGCCGGAGGCAAAAGCGCGCCGCAACTTCCCGTTGAGCGCCGGGCGGCACTGTGATAGAAATATTCTATTCGTTTTGGATCCGGCCGCCACACAATTCCCGGGGCTCCACAGCCACCCGGCCAGATGTCGCCGGGGCCCCATTTGCCCACACAGGAAGGCCCGCGATGAACCACACCGCGCTCTTTGCCCACCTGCCGCCGCGCCTGGCCGGCCTCGCCGACCTGGCCGAGAACCTCTGGTGGAGTTGGCACCCGGCGGCCCGCATGGTTTTCAAACGCCTCAACCGGCGGGCCTGGAAGGACAGCGGCCACAACCCCGACAAGCTCCTGCGCGAGCTCTCGGCCGAGGCCTTGACGGCCGCGGCCCAAAACCCGGACTACCGGCGCCACTACGATCTCACCCTGTCCCACTTCCGTCAAGGCATCCAGCCGCGGGCCTGCAGCCTGCTGAACAACGGGGCCGAACCCGGCCAGCCGGCCATCGCCTATTTTTCGGCCGAGTACGGCCTGCACCACTCGCTGCCCTTCTACGCCGGCGGCCTGGGCTTTCTGGCCGGGGATTTCATCAAGGAGTGCAGCGACCTGGCGGTGCCGCTGGTGGCAGTCGGGTTCATGTACCCCGAGGGCTACCTCTGCCAGCGCATCCGCGAGGACGGCTGGCAGGAAAACCGCGACGAACCCCTGGAGCGCGATGCCGCCTCCATCGCCCGGGTGCTGGACGCCGACGGCCGGCAGGTGGTGGTGCGCGTCCCCCTGGTGGAACCCCCCATCCACGTGGCCGTGTGGCAAATCGACGTCGGGCGGGTGCCCCTTTTCCTGATGGACACCGACATCGACCTCAACGACCCCTGGAACCGCGCGATCTCCGCGCGCCTCTACATCGGGGACCGCGAGCAGCGCCTGCGCCAGGAGATCGTTCTGGGCATCGGCGGCTCCAAGGTACTCGAAACCCTTGGCATCCGCCATTCGGTGCTGCACCTCAACGAGGGCCATGCGGCCTTCGCCCTGCTGGAGCGTATCCGCGAGAGAGTCGCCGCCGGGATGGGGTTCGCGGAGGCCTTGCGCCAGGTTCAGGCCACCTCGGTGTTCACGACCCACACACCGGTGCCGGCCGGCCACGACGTCTTTCCCTTCCCCCTGATGGAGAAGTACTTCAGCGCCTACTGGCCGGCCCTGAACCTGGAGCGCGACGCCTTCTTCCAGCTGGGGGTGCACCCGGAGGAACCCCGGGCCGGTTTCAACATGACGGCCTTCGCCCTGCGGGCCTCGGGCTACCGCAACGGGGTGAGCCGCAGGCACGGCGAAGTCGCCCGCCGGATGTGGCAGTGTCTGTGGCCGGAGCTGCGAACCGAGGAGGTGCCCATAAACCATGTCACCAACGGCGTGCACGTGCCCTCCTGGATCGAGCCCAAGCTGGAGTTGCTCTTCAACCGCTACCTGGGGCCAAACTGGCTGGAAGACCACGACAACCCCCTGCTCTGGGAGATGGTGGACGAAATCCCCGACGACGAACTGTGGCAGACCCACTACTGGCTCAAAATCAAGCTCATCAACGCCATCCGCGAACGCACGCGCCGGCGCTGGGCCGCGGACCACGTCAGCCCCTCGATGGCCATGGCCGGCGGGGTCCTGCTGGATCCCGCGGTGCTGACCTTAGGCTTCGCCCGCCGCTTTGCCACCTACAAGCGCGCCGATCTCCTCTTCAGCGACCCGGAGCGCCTGAAAGGCCTGCTCAACAACCGCTGGGAGCCGATTCAGGTTATCTTTGCCGGCAAGGCCCACCCGGCCGACGAACCGGGCAAACGCCTGCTGCAGCGGGTCTTCAATGCCGCCCGGGACCCCGCCATGGGCGGTCGGATCGCCTTTGTGGAAGACTACGACGAACAGTTTGCCCAGTACCTGGTGCACGGGGTGGACGTCTGGCTCAACACCCCCCTGCCGCCGCTTGAGGCCAGCGGCACCAGCGGGATGAAGGCGTCCCTGAACGGTGTCCCGCAGCTCAGCATCGGCGACGGCTGGTGGCTGGAGGGCTACGACGGGCAAAACGGCTGGATCTTCGGCGAGGATAGCGGGCCGGCGGAAGTCCGCAACCAAGCGGATGCCGAGAGCCTTTGCCGGCTGCTGACCGAAACGGTGATTCCCCTCTACTACCGGGTCGCCGACAGCGGTGTGCCCCACGACTGGGTCCGGGTGATGAAAGCCGCCATCAAGAGCAATGCCCCGCGTTTTTCCGCGCGCCGGATGGTCAAGGAGTATATCGATCAATTCTACGGCCGGGCGCTGCAGGACACCTGAAAGCGCCCGGCCAGACCGGCAGCGGCGCCCCGGGCGCCTCACCGCATGAAATTCATGTTGGGGCGTTTCGTGGGTGCGGGGTCGCCGGCAAAAAACCGGCGCAGGCCATCGGCCGCCGCCGCCAGGCAGTCGACGTTGAGCAGGTGCGCATAGAGCGTGTGGCCAAAGGGATAATTGGCGCAAAAATACTGCGCCCAGCGTTTGAAGCGCCGCAGGGCGCGCACCGGGTCGTAATGGCCCTCCAGCAGCCGGACCATTTCAAGCGCCGCATGCGCAAAGACCTCGGGCCCCGGCCGCAGGCCGTCGGCGATCTGGGCGAAAATCCAGGGCCGGGCAATCGCCATGCGGCCGATCATCACGCCGTCACAGCCCGTGGTGGCGATCATGCGGCGGCAGTCCTCGGCATCGAAGACGTTGCCGTTGCCGAAGACCGGGATGGCCACGGCCGCCTTGACCTGGCGGATGTAGTCCCACTTGGGCGGGCGCGCCCGGCGGTCCGGCGCCACCCGCGGGTGAAAGGTCAGGGCGTCGGCCCCGGCGTCTTCGAAGCGCCGGGCCATCTCCACGGCTGCCGCGGGGTTGTCCTGCCAGCCGGTGCGGTATTTGACGAAAACCGGGATCGAAACGGCCCGGCGCACGGCGGCGACGATGGCCGCGGCACGCGCCGGATGACGCAGCAGGGCGGCCCCGCAGTTCTGGCGGCAGATAGCGGAGACCGAGCACCCCAGGTTGATGTCCACGCCGAAAAAGCCCTCCCCGGCGACGCGCGCCGCCGCCGCCGCCATGACCTCGGGCTCGGCGCCGAAGATCTGGCAGACCAGGTGCGCCAGCTCCTGGGGCCGCCAGCGGAAAAAGGCCGATGCAGCCGGGCTCTCGCGGGGCAGCCGCTTGGCACTGCACATCTCGCTAAACAACAGGCCGTAGCCGCCGAAGCCCGAGAGCAGCTCGCGGAAGGCCACGTGCCCCAGGTAGGTCATGGGCGCCAGGGCCAGCCGGCCCAGGATTTGG includes these proteins:
- a CDS encoding acyl-CoA dehydrogenase family protein, which translates into the protein MTTDVIEAAKPPRGLDPEDRQMVVDTIRQLRKRLLTKEKILEFDKKEIFPEAEIREMLGPEIGLQLLFLPEAYGGMGGGARDTCAVTRELGRICLGVGTAFFAIQLGADPIFVGATRQQKEKWLGAIASGDTLVAYAVTEPGAGSNLAALKTKADPVTDADGKVLGYTLNGTKQFISTGGYADFVTVLAKTPEGPSFFIVERGTPGFVQGKGEEKHGIRASNTSPLSFTDVYVPVENLIGEVPGQGLKQANRVFGYTRLMVAAMALGAGEAAMEIAIRYAAERIQFGGPLSEKQGYTHKLIVPSVVRLAAAEAYMDEVALRLDSGDEDLQVEGSISKLFTTEAANTAAEHAMQALGGYGYICEFEVEKIKRDVRITSIYEGTSEIQQSIISTFRWKTSRKTRGGFYGDIAAEMARLADAGPEDPGCRTLAQAATVLNAAIDLVHENRLTKQQYLMFALADMMTHVEIGASMARRAVAHARQADPQAAKYHHMARIFAAEVAERVAVNLNKIVVGSGVFSTAEADAFLQAVSHQTLILSGSSVIADMDRVADFIFERSS
- a CDS encoding cytidine/deoxycytidylate deaminase family protein, producing the protein MSAGRSRPSWESYFMQITALVAQRSTCLRRAVGAVIVKDKRILATGYNGAPSGAQHCIDVGCLRERLKVASGERHELCRAIHAEQNAIIQAAYLGVSIQGATLFCTNLPCAICAKMIINAGIKKIYYQNAYADPMSQELLAEAGVEVIHFEPENQGGAP
- a CDS encoding serine hydroxymethyltransferase, producing the protein MKATVIEQVDPEIAAVIARELDRQSHTLELIASENIASPAVMAVQGSVLTNKYAEGYPGRRYYGGCEFVDVAENLAIERARRLFDAAYANVQPHSGSQANMAVYFALLQPGDTVLGMDLAHGGHLTHGSPASFSGRLFNFVHYGVRRETGTIDYDALARLAREHRPRLIVAGASAYPRIIDFEAFARAAASVDAHLMVDMAHIAGLVAAGLHPSPVPLADVVTSTTHKTLRGPRGGLIVARSDLGGIFNKQIFPGIQGGPLMHTIAAKAVAFKEALSPEFKTYQETIVANARVLADQLLAEGIALVSGGTDNHMMLVDLTNLGITGKEAETLLGRAGITVNKNSIPFETRSPFITSGIRIGTPAVTTRGMQAPEMRAIGGMIAAVLKQPQNEGAVTATRKRIMELCEAFPLYGGCDRAPGEV
- the acpP gene encoding acyl carrier protein, with the protein product MSVEDKVKKIISEKLSVDLAEVVPEASFVDDLGADSLDLVELIMSMEEEFDVEISDEDAEKMATVKDAMDYIASHS
- the rpiB gene encoding ribose 5-phosphate isomerase B, yielding MPEKESPIIIGSDHAAFALKEAVKAYLTQMGIVVRDVGTHAATSVDYPDFGAQVARAVSRGEYRRGILICGTGIGMSIVANRFPHVRAALCNDLFAALMSRRHNDANILVMGGRVVGEGLALEIVRAWLETPFEGGRHQDRLDKFDRLGHKQ
- the rpmF gene encoding 50S ribosomal protein L32, giving the protein MALPKHKTSKSKRDMRRAHKKLAAVAITKCPQCGEAKLPHHVCPECGVYKGRDVVKTEED
- the fabG gene encoding 3-oxoacyl-[acyl-carrier-protein] reductase, whose product is MSETSVRTVVVTGGSRGIGRAVCRVFAVPTCRVYFNYAAAAEAAREVEQLAAAAGGRATGIQADVSDEVSVKAFIDQVLAETGRIDVLVNNAGITRDGLLVRMKAEDWDAVVDTNLKGAFLCTKLAAKAMMKQRFGRIINISSVVAVTGNPGQANYVASKAGLIGFTKAVALELASRGITANAVAPGFIETDMTVSLGEKARDAMVAQIPLGRPGTAEEVAAVVEFLASERAAYLTGQVLHVSGGMYV
- a CDS encoding transcriptional regulator NrdR, coding for MKCPFCSEIENKVIDSRLSKDASVIRRRRECIVCHRRFTT
- the fabF gene encoding beta-ketoacyl-ACP synthase II; this encodes MNRRVVITGVGLVTPLGIGVEETWQGLCAGKSGIGEITRFDASEYETRIAGEVRGFKPEDFLPKKEAKRLEPHISYSIAAARMALEDSGLKINRANAHRVGVLTGCGLGGLAMLERTNRVLETRGPRRVSPFYIPMIIGNMAPGMISIQFGAKGPNSSVATACAAGAHAIGDAVNIIKRGAADAMIAGGVESVITPTCIAGFNAMKALSTRNDDPQKASRPFDRDRDGFVVGEGSGILILETLEAALERGAKIYAEIIGYGMSGDAYHMTSPPPDGEGAARCMAAALQDAVLEPAAIDYINAHGTSTQLNDLFETRAVKTVFGESARSLMISSTKSMTGHLLGGAGGIETVFTALALQRGVVPPTINLENPADECDLDYVPGVARQAAIRVAMTNSFGFGGTNASLILKRHPD